A single genomic interval of Chryseobacterium paludis harbors:
- a CDS encoding DUF4134 domain-containing protein: MLLAAVVTYAQGNGSAGINEATQMVTSYFDPATKLIYAIGAVVGLIGGVKVYNKFSSGDPDTSKTAASWFGACIFLIVAATILRSFFL; the protein is encoded by the coding sequence ATGCTCCTAGCAGCAGTAGTAACCTATGCGCAGGGAAATGGTTCTGCCGGGATCAACGAAGCCACCCAAATGGTCACTTCTTATTTTGATCCTGCCACTAAATTGATTTATGCCATTGGTGCGGTGGTGGGTCTCATCGGTGGAGTAAAGGTTTACAACAAATTCAGCAGCGGAGACCCCGATACTTCAAAGACTGCCGCGAGCTGGTTTGGAGCCTGTATCTTTTTGATCGTGGCGGCTACTATTCTAAGATCCTTTTTCCTTTAA
- a CDS encoding DUF4133 domain-containing protein, which yields MSEFKINKGIGRTVELYGLKAQYLFVFAGGLLAALILVMVLYMAGLSPYACIGTGAVSCTLIVWQTFRLNKKYGQYGVMKLAARKKHPKYILSRKAVFRYFHSTQKS from the coding sequence ATGTCAGAGTTTAAAATTAATAAAGGAATCGGCAGAACGGTGGAGCTGTACGGACTGAAAGCCCAATACCTGTTTGTATTTGCAGGTGGGCTTTTAGCAGCACTCATACTGGTTATGGTACTCTATATGGCAGGACTATCTCCTTATGCCTGCATAGGTACTGGGGCTGTTAGCTGCACGCTGATTGTGTGGCAAACCTTCCGTCTGAATAAGAAGTACGGACAATATGGGGTGATGAAGTTAGCTGCCAGAAAAAAGCATCCCAAGTACATTCTCTCCCGCAAAGCTGTCTTCAGGTATTTTCACTCAACCCAAAAAAGTTAA